Proteins encoded together in one Amblyomma americanum isolate KBUSLIRL-KWMA chromosome 1, ASM5285725v1, whole genome shotgun sequence window:
- the LOC144135913 gene encoding uncharacterized protein LOC144135913: MRRRRSAALWLQLRDLKMMHELGDVDHFCGLEDHILHPGVLPLVATSSAGDRVIGAVFAAWVAFDSSPPSVSAAHKILADAHAVVTGHKSDYVVNLVNWFLLVDALALNHGLVQTLLEGWERLGVSSQPQLKRLIGSAPATGIDNLFIAPEASRALVSSCPQTFQTKA, encoded by the exons ATGCGACGCCGAAGAAGCGCTGCCTTGTGGTTGCAGCTTAGAG ACCTCAAGATGATGCACGAACTGGGTGACGTGGACCACTTCTGTGGTCTAGAAGACCACATTCTACATCCGGGAGTTTTGCCCCTGGTTGCAACGTCCTCTGCGGGAGACCGCGTTATTGGTGCCGTTTTCGCGGCCTGGGTTGCCTTCGACTCTTCCCCGCCGTCCGTCTCTGCTGCCCATAAGATCCTCGCCGATGCTCACGCAGTGGTGACTGGGCACAAAAGTGACTACGTCGTGAACTTGGTCAACTGGTTCCTTTTGGTAGATGCTCTGGCTCTCAACCATGGTCTGGTGCAGACGTTACTGGAAGGTTGGGAAAGGCTTGGTGTCTCCAGCCAGCCGCAGTTGAAGAGACTCATCGGAAGTGCCCCTGCCACTGGAATAGACAACTTGTTCATAGCCCCAGAGGCCTCGCGTGCGTTGGTCTCCAGTTGTCCTCAA ACTTTTCAGACCAAAGCTTGA